A portion of the Achromobacter sp. MFA1 R4 genome contains these proteins:
- a CDS encoding dihydrolipoamide acetyltransferase family protein, with protein MGIHIIKMPDIGEGIAEVELVGWHVKVGDTVAEDQPLADVMTDKATVEIPSPVVGKVISLGGDVGQVMAVGGELIRLEVEGEGNVKAGAAAPAPAAPGKAAEKAAPETAAPEKAGPEKAPSEKAAPAVSAPPPAAASAPSRTPASRQSGGAPAASRQPGEKPLASPAVRKRAWDLGVELRFVQGSGPAGRILHEDLDAWLQGQGSASNARAGSAYAERNDEDAVPVIGLRRKIAQKMAESKRRIPHFSYVEEIDVTELEDLRVQLNAKWGESRGKLTLLPLLARAMVVALRDFPQINARYDDEAGVVTRYGAVHIGIATQSDGGLMVPVLRHAEARDLWSMAAEIGRLAQAVRSGSAGRDELSGSTITITSLGPLGGIVTTPVINHPEVGIVGVNRIVERPAFRNGAVVARKLMNLSSSFDHRVVDGMDAARFIQAVRALLEQPALLFVE; from the coding sequence ATGGGGATTCATATCATCAAGATGCCCGACATCGGCGAAGGCATCGCGGAAGTCGAACTGGTGGGCTGGCACGTCAAGGTGGGCGACACGGTCGCCGAAGACCAGCCGCTGGCCGACGTGATGACCGACAAGGCCACGGTCGAGATCCCGTCGCCGGTGGTCGGCAAGGTGATTTCGCTGGGCGGCGACGTCGGGCAGGTCATGGCGGTGGGCGGAGAGCTGATCCGCCTGGAGGTCGAGGGCGAGGGCAATGTGAAGGCGGGGGCGGCTGCGCCCGCGCCGGCCGCGCCCGGAAAGGCGGCTGAAAAGGCGGCGCCCGAAACGGCGGCGCCTGAAAAGGCAGGTCCTGAGAAGGCGCCATCCGAAAAGGCCGCACCGGCGGTATCCGCGCCGCCGCCGGCCGCGGCGTCGGCGCCGTCCCGGACGCCGGCCTCGCGCCAGTCGGGCGGCGCGCCCGCCGCGTCCCGCCAGCCGGGCGAAAAGCCGCTGGCTTCGCCCGCCGTGCGCAAGCGCGCGTGGGACCTGGGCGTGGAACTGCGCTTTGTGCAGGGCAGCGGCCCGGCCGGGCGCATCCTGCACGAGGACCTGGACGCCTGGCTGCAGGGGCAGGGCTCGGCCAGCAACGCCCGCGCCGGCTCGGCCTACGCCGAACGCAACGATGAAGACGCCGTGCCCGTCATCGGACTGCGCCGGAAAATCGCGCAGAAGATGGCCGAGTCCAAGCGCCGCATCCCGCATTTCAGCTACGTCGAGGAAATCGACGTGACCGAACTGGAAGACCTGCGCGTGCAGCTCAACGCCAAGTGGGGCGAGTCGCGCGGCAAGCTCACGCTGCTGCCGCTGCTGGCCCGGGCCATGGTGGTGGCGCTGCGCGATTTTCCGCAGATCAACGCGCGCTACGACGACGAGGCCGGCGTGGTGACGCGCTACGGCGCGGTGCACATCGGCATCGCGACGCAGAGCGACGGCGGGCTGATGGTGCCGGTGTTGCGCCACGCCGAGGCCCGCGATCTCTGGTCCATGGCGGCCGAGATCGGGCGGCTGGCGCAGGCCGTGCGCAGCGGCTCGGCGGGGCGCGACGAGCTGTCGGGCTCCACCATCACCATCACCAGCCTGGGCCCCCTGGGCGGCATCGTCACCACGCCGGTGATCAACCATCCCGAGGTCGGCATCGTGGGCGTGAACCGCATCGTCGAGCGGCCCGCCTTCCGCAATGGCGCCGTGGTGGCGCGCAAGCTGATGAACCTGTCGTCGTCCTTCGACCACCGCGTGGTGGACGGCATGGACGCGGCGCGCTTCATCCAGGCCGTGCGCGCGCTGCTGGAACAACCCGCGCTGCTTTTCGTGGAGTAA
- the argH gene encoding argininosuccinate lyase, producing the protein MAKTPSPDQNQFANKAQAWSARFSEPVSELVKRYTASVDFDKRLARHDIQGSLAHADMLAAQGIIGAQDLADIQRGMTQILSEIDAGSFQWLLDLEDVHLNIEKRLVELVGDAGKRLHTGRSRNDQVATDIRLWLRDEIDTLQVLLRQLRHALATVALENAATIMPGFTHLQVAQPVTFGHHLLAYAEMFGRDAERLADCRRRVNRLPLGAAALAGTSFPIDRERVAKTLGFEGVCRNSLDAVSDRDFAIEFCAAGALIMTHVSRLSEELVLWMSPRVGFIDLADRFCTGSSIMPQKKNPDVPELARGKTGRVNGNLVALLTLMKGQPLAYNKDNQEDKEGLFDTADTLRDTLTIFADMAGGIKVKADNMRAAALQGFATATDLADYLVKRGVPFRDAHEVVAHAVRDCEQRGCDLADLSTAELTAYHASIGEDVHQVLTLEGSVAARKHVGGTAPERVAEEARRVLAETAQG; encoded by the coding sequence ATGGCAAAGACTCCCTCCCCCGATCAAAACCAGTTCGCCAACAAGGCGCAGGCCTGGTCCGCCCGGTTCTCCGAGCCGGTTTCCGAACTCGTCAAACGCTACACGGCGTCCGTGGATTTCGACAAGCGCCTGGCGCGCCACGACATCCAGGGCTCGCTCGCGCACGCGGACATGCTGGCCGCCCAGGGCATCATCGGCGCCCAGGACCTGGCAGACATCCAGCGCGGCATGACCCAGATCCTGTCCGAAATCGACGCCGGCAGCTTCCAGTGGCTGCTCGACCTCGAAGACGTCCACCTGAACATCGAAAAGCGTCTCGTGGAACTGGTGGGCGACGCGGGCAAGCGCCTGCACACCGGCCGTTCACGCAACGACCAGGTCGCCACCGACATCCGCCTGTGGCTGCGCGACGAGATCGACACCCTGCAGGTCCTCTTGCGCCAGTTGCGCCACGCGCTGGCCACGGTGGCGCTGGAAAACGCCGCCACCATCATGCCGGGCTTCACGCACCTGCAGGTGGCCCAGCCCGTCACTTTCGGCCACCACCTGCTGGCCTACGCCGAAATGTTCGGCCGCGACGCCGAGCGCCTGGCCGACTGCCGCCGCCGCGTGAACCGCCTGCCGCTGGGCGCCGCCGCCCTGGCCGGCACGTCGTTCCCCATCGACCGCGAGCGCGTCGCCAAGACCCTGGGTTTTGAAGGCGTGTGCCGCAACTCGCTGGACGCCGTGTCCGACCGCGACTTCGCCATCGAATTCTGCGCCGCCGGCGCGCTGATCATGACGCACGTCTCGCGCCTGTCCGAAGAGCTGGTGCTCTGGATGAGCCCGCGCGTGGGCTTCATCGACCTGGCCGACCGCTTCTGCACCGGCAGCTCGATCATGCCGCAAAAGAAGAACCCCGACGTGCCCGAACTGGCCCGCGGCAAGACCGGCCGGGTCAACGGCAACCTCGTCGCCCTGCTGACCCTGATGAAGGGCCAGCCCCTGGCCTACAACAAGGACAACCAGGAAGACAAGGAAGGCCTGTTCGACACGGCGGACACGCTGCGCGACACGCTCACGATCTTCGCGGACATGGCCGGCGGCATCAAGGTCAAGGCCGACAACATGCGCGCCGCCGCCTTGCAGGGCTTTGCCACCGCCACCGACCTGGCCGACTACCTGGTCAAGCGCGGCGTGCCCTTCCGCGACGCCCACGAAGTCGTGGCCCACGCCGTGCGCGACTGCGAACAGCGCGGCTGCGACCTGGCCGACCTGTCCACCGCCGAACTGACCGCCTACCACGCCAGCATTGGCGAAGACGTCCACCAGGTGCTGACCCTGGAAGGCTCGGTCGCCGCGCGCAAGCACGTGGGCGGCACCGCCCCCGAGCGCGTGGCCGAGGAAGCCCGCCGCGTGCTGGCGGAGACGGCGCAAGGCTGA
- a CDS encoding mechanosensitive ion channel family protein, which produces MPLEWEELVTQFDAHLPREIWAQTLIGIGALILTALFVQWVVARVVLLLAHRLLVVSGHGDWDKALQRRRAYQNLWYAVPFAVVSMGIGLVPHAESVVTIVGRLAHAGAWICVFVAVSGVLSAWQDTYSATTRAQTRSIKGYIQIGKLVLAAVCTVLVLSILIDRSPLWMISGLGALSAVLLLVFKDTLLSLVASTQLTSNDMLRIGDWIEMPQCNADGFVKDIALHTVKVQNWDNTVTTVPTYKLFSESYRNYRHMFESGGRRIKRTIRIDAASVRFLADDEAQRLMKFRLLHDYLQTKTQDIVQANQTLGELASVPANRRRLTNIGTLRAYALAFLKQNPEIRQDMAMMVRMMEPTSEGIPVEVYCFTAVTAWVEYERIQGDVFDHLLAILPELGLRLYQQPSGADIGAMGSYLRDSAIQAALTAERDRQGHVADGDPALPFERGLTDSKMPR; this is translated from the coding sequence ATGCCCCTGGAATGGGAAGAGCTAGTCACCCAATTTGATGCCCACCTGCCGCGCGAGATCTGGGCGCAGACGCTGATCGGCATCGGCGCGCTCATCCTGACCGCGCTGTTCGTCCAATGGGTCGTGGCCCGGGTCGTGCTGCTGCTGGCGCACCGGCTGCTCGTCGTCAGCGGGCATGGGGACTGGGACAAGGCGTTGCAGCGCCGCCGCGCGTACCAGAACCTCTGGTACGCGGTGCCGTTTGCGGTGGTGTCGATGGGCATCGGCCTGGTGCCGCACGCGGAAAGCGTGGTCACCATCGTGGGCCGCCTGGCGCACGCGGGCGCCTGGATCTGCGTGTTCGTGGCGGTTTCTGGGGTGCTGAGCGCCTGGCAGGACACCTATTCGGCCACCACCCGCGCGCAGACCCGCTCCATCAAGGGCTACATCCAGATCGGCAAGCTGGTCCTGGCGGCGGTCTGCACCGTCCTGGTGCTGTCCATCCTGATCGACCGCTCGCCGCTGTGGATGATCTCCGGCCTGGGCGCGCTGTCGGCGGTGTTGCTGCTGGTGTTCAAGGACACGCTGCTGTCGCTGGTGGCCAGCACCCAGCTCACCAGCAACGACATGCTGCGCATCGGCGACTGGATCGAGATGCCACAGTGCAACGCCGACGGCTTCGTCAAGGACATCGCGCTGCACACCGTGAAGGTGCAGAACTGGGACAACACCGTCACCACGGTGCCGACCTACAAGCTGTTCTCGGAAAGCTACCGCAACTACCGGCATATGTTCGAATCGGGCGGCCGGCGCATCAAGCGCACCATCCGCATCGACGCCGCCAGCGTGCGCTTCCTGGCCGACGACGAGGCGCAGCGCCTGATGAAGTTCCGGCTGCTGCACGATTACCTGCAGACCAAGACGCAGGACATCGTGCAGGCCAACCAGACCCTGGGCGAGCTGGCCAGCGTGCCGGCCAACCGGCGCCGCCTGACCAACATCGGCACCCTGCGCGCCTACGCGCTGGCCTTTCTGAAGCAGAACCCGGAGATCCGCCAAGACATGGCGATGATGGTGCGGATGATGGAGCCCACCTCCGAGGGCATTCCGGTCGAGGTCTATTGCTTTACCGCCGTGACCGCGTGGGTCGAGTACGAACGCATCCAGGGCGACGTCTTCGACCACCTGCTCGCGATCCTGCCGGAACTGGGCCTGCGCCTGTACCAGCAGCCGTCCGGGGCGGACATCGGCGCGATGGGCAGCTACCTGCGCGACAGCGCCATCCAGGCCGCGCTGACGGCCGAGCGCGACAGGCAAGGCCATGTCGCGGACGGCGACCCGGCGCTGCCGTTCGAGCGGGGCCTGACCGACAGCAAGATGCCGCGCTAG
- a CDS encoding NAD(+) synthase, which translates to MSNPFFNLYSHGFARVAVGVPECRVADPAFNAAQTIALAQQAAQGGAVLAAFPELGLSAYTCDDLFHQKALLDACEAALARVVEATAELDIALIVGAPLRVSHQLFNCAVVAAGGRILGVVPKTYLPNYGEFYEARQFSAADCAIDAEITLLGQTVPFGAELLFQMEKLPLFQFHVEICEDVWVPIPPSSYAALAGATVLVNLSASNIVVGKAEYRHQLVSQQSARCLSAYMYTSAGRGESSTDLAWDGQALIYENGELLAESERFLSHSHLLFSDVDLERLSRERMRQSTFGQSVRRHQDEVRRFRRVAVPVNPPLEDAELPLERRVARFPYVPADPQRRDARCKEVYNIQVQALAQRLSASGMKKVVIGISGGLDSTHALLVCAKAMDALDLPRSNILAVTMPGFATSTRTLQQARRLMAVVGCTASEIDIRPSCLQMLKDLGHPYADGEPVYDITFENVQAGERTNHLFRLANFSNAIVIGTGDLSELALGWCTYGVGDHMSHYSVNASVPKTLITHLVRWVAESGRLGDDGAQVLLDVLGTDVSPELVPGGADDKPEQKSEASIGPYELQDFNLYYTLRYGFAPSKVAFLSWTAWRDREAGAWPEGGHVARNQYDLAAIKRNLKIFLDKFFRLSQFKRTCIPNAPKVGSGGSLSPRGDWRAPSDSESVVWMREADGIPDEAPNT; encoded by the coding sequence ATGTCGAACCCGTTCTTCAACCTGTATTCCCACGGCTTCGCCCGGGTCGCGGTCGGCGTGCCCGAGTGCCGGGTCGCCGATCCCGCGTTCAACGCCGCGCAGACCATCGCGCTGGCGCAGCAGGCCGCCCAGGGCGGCGCGGTGCTGGCGGCCTTCCCCGAGCTGGGCCTGTCGGCCTACACCTGCGACGACCTTTTTCACCAGAAGGCGCTGCTGGACGCTTGCGAGGCCGCGCTGGCCCGCGTGGTCGAGGCCACGGCCGAACTGGATATCGCCCTCATCGTGGGCGCGCCGCTGCGCGTGTCCCACCAACTGTTCAACTGCGCCGTGGTCGCGGCGGGCGGGCGCATCCTGGGCGTGGTGCCCAAGACCTACCTGCCCAATTACGGCGAGTTCTACGAAGCCCGCCAGTTCAGCGCCGCCGATTGCGCCATCGACGCCGAGATCACCCTGCTGGGCCAGACCGTGCCCTTCGGCGCGGAGCTGCTGTTCCAGATGGAAAAGCTGCCGCTGTTCCAGTTCCACGTCGAAATCTGCGAAGACGTCTGGGTGCCGATTCCCCCGTCCTCCTATGCCGCGCTGGCGGGGGCCACCGTGCTGGTCAACCTGTCCGCCTCCAATATCGTCGTGGGCAAGGCCGAATACCGCCACCAGCTCGTCTCGCAGCAGTCGGCGCGCTGCCTGTCGGCCTACATGTACACGTCGGCCGGTCGGGGCGAATCGTCGACCGACCTGGCCTGGGACGGCCAGGCCCTCATCTACGAAAACGGCGAGCTGCTGGCCGAATCCGAACGCTTCCTGAGTCATTCCCATCTGCTGTTCTCGGACGTGGACCTGGAGCGCCTGTCGCGCGAGCGCATGCGCCAGAGCACCTTCGGCCAGTCCGTGCGCCGCCACCAGGACGAAGTGCGTCGGTTCCGCCGCGTGGCGGTGCCGGTGAATCCCCCGCTGGAAGACGCCGAGCTGCCGCTGGAGCGGCGCGTGGCGCGCTTTCCGTATGTGCCGGCCGATCCGCAGCGCCGCGACGCGCGCTGCAAAGAGGTCTACAACATCCAGGTGCAGGCGCTGGCGCAGCGCCTGTCGGCCAGCGGCATGAAGAAGGTGGTCATCGGCATCTCGGGCGGGCTCGATTCCACGCACGCGCTGCTGGTCTGCGCCAAGGCCATGGACGCCCTGGACCTGCCGCGTTCCAACATCCTGGCGGTCACGATGCCGGGCTTTGCCACCAGCACTCGCACCTTGCAGCAGGCGCGCCGCCTGATGGCGGTGGTGGGCTGCACCGCGTCCGAAATCGACATCCGGCCGAGCTGCCTGCAGATGCTCAAGGACCTGGGCCATCCCTATGCGGACGGCGAGCCGGTCTACGACATCACTTTTGAAAACGTGCAGGCCGGCGAGCGCACCAATCACCTGTTCCGCCTGGCCAATTTCAGCAACGCCATCGTCATCGGCACCGGCGACCTCAGCGAGCTTGCACTGGGTTGGTGCACGTACGGCGTGGGCGACCACATGTCGCACTACAGCGTCAACGCCAGCGTGCCCAAGACGCTGATCACGCATCTGGTGCGCTGGGTGGCCGAATCCGGCCGCCTGGGCGACGACGGCGCGCAGGTGCTGCTGGACGTGCTGGGCACGGACGTCAGCCCGGAACTCGTGCCCGGCGGGGCGGACGACAAGCCCGAGCAGAAAAGCGAGGCCTCCATCGGCCCGTACGAACTGCAGGACTTCAACCTGTACTACACGCTGCGCTATGGCTTTGCGCCGAGCAAGGTCGCCTTCCTGTCCTGGACGGCCTGGCGCGACCGCGAGGCCGGCGCCTGGCCCGAGGGCGGCCACGTCGCCCGCAACCAGTACGACCTGGCCGCCATCAAGCGCAACCTGAAGATCTTCCTGGACAAGTTCTTCCGCCTCAGCCAGTTCAAGCGCACTTGCATCCCCAACGCGCCCAAGGTCGGTTCGGGCGGCTCGCTCTCGCCGCGCGGCGACTGGCGCGCGCCCAGCGATTCGGAATCGGTGGTGTGGATGCGCGAGGCCGACGGCATTCCCGACGAGGCGCCCAACACCTGA
- the lpdA gene encoding dihydrolipoyl dehydrogenase: MSQITKTTTLLVIGGGPGGYVAAIRAGQLGVPTILVEGAQLGGTCLNIGCIPSKALIHAAEEFDKARHYAGESALGIAVDAPRIDIAKTVAWKDGIVGKLTGGVGALLKKNGVEVVRGWATLLDGKTAEVDTPDAGRIRIQCEHLLLAAGSEPTPLPSMPFGGTVVSSTEALSPDSIPKQLVVVGGGYIGLELGTVYRKLGAEVAVVEAQDRILPTYDAELTKPVAAALAKMGVALHLGRKVLGLNGKGDAVRVQDASGAETLLPADRVLISVGRRPRTQGWGLESLQLDRKGNALRIDDQCRTSMRDVWAIGDIAGEPMLAHRAMAQGEMVAELVAGKRRHFQPASIPAVCFTDPEVVVAGLSPGEAEGAGLDCVTASFPFAANGRAMTLESTDGFVRVVARRDNHLIVGWQAVGRAVSELSTAFGQSLEMGATLEDVAGTIHAHPTLGEAVQEAALKALGHALHI; this comes from the coding sequence ATGAGCCAGATCACAAAGACAACGACATTGCTGGTGATCGGCGGCGGCCCCGGCGGCTACGTGGCCGCCATCCGCGCCGGGCAGCTTGGCGTGCCGACCATCCTGGTCGAGGGCGCGCAGTTGGGCGGCACCTGCCTGAACATCGGCTGCATCCCGTCCAAGGCCCTGATCCATGCGGCCGAGGAATTCGACAAGGCGCGCCACTACGCCGGCGAGTCCGCGCTGGGCATCGCCGTGGACGCGCCGCGCATCGATATCGCGAAGACCGTGGCCTGGAAGGACGGCATCGTCGGCAAGCTCACGGGCGGCGTGGGCGCGCTGCTCAAGAAGAACGGCGTGGAAGTCGTGCGCGGCTGGGCCACGCTGCTGGACGGCAAAACGGCGGAAGTCGACACCCCCGATGCGGGCCGCATCCGCATCCAATGCGAGCACCTGCTGCTGGCGGCGGGCTCCGAGCCCACGCCGCTGCCGTCCATGCCGTTCGGCGGGACGGTGGTGTCCTCCACCGAGGCGTTGTCCCCCGACAGCATCCCCAAGCAGCTCGTGGTGGTGGGCGGCGGCTACATCGGCCTGGAGCTGGGCACCGTGTACCGCAAGCTGGGCGCCGAGGTCGCCGTGGTCGAGGCGCAGGATCGCATCCTGCCCACCTACGACGCCGAGCTCACCAAGCCCGTGGCCGCCGCGCTGGCGAAGATGGGCGTGGCGCTGCACCTGGGCCGCAAGGTGCTGGGCCTCAATGGCAAAGGCGACGCGGTCCGGGTGCAGGACGCCAGCGGGGCCGAGACGCTGCTGCCGGCGGACCGCGTGCTGATCTCGGTGGGGCGCCGTCCGCGCACGCAGGGCTGGGGGCTGGAAAGCCTGCAGCTCGACCGCAAGGGCAACGCGCTGCGCATCGACGACCAATGCCGCACCTCGATGCGCGATGTCTGGGCCATCGGCGACATTGCGGGCGAGCCCATGCTGGCGCATCGCGCGATGGCGCAGGGCGAGATGGTGGCCGAACTGGTGGCGGGCAAGCGCCGCCATTTCCAGCCGGCGTCCATCCCCGCCGTCTGCTTCACCGATCCCGAGGTCGTGGTGGCGGGGCTTTCGCCTGGGGAGGCCGAAGGCGCCGGCCTGGACTGCGTCACGGCGTCGTTCCCGTTCGCAGCCAACGGCCGCGCCATGACGCTGGAATCCACCGACGGGTTCGTGCGCGTGGTGGCCCGGCGCGACAACCACCTGATCGTGGGTTGGCAGGCGGTGGGGCGCGCGGTGTCGGAGCTGTCGACGGCGTTCGGCCAATCGCTGGAAATGGGCGCGACGCTGGAAGACGTGGCGGGCACCATCCACGCCCATCCCACGCTGGGCGAGGCCGTGCAGGAAGCGGCGCTCAAGGCGCTGGGGCACGCGCTGCATATTTGA
- a CDS encoding alpha-ketoacid dehydrogenase subunit beta — protein sequence MAIDNNAGPASAPMTMIQALRSAMDVMLERDNNVVVFGQDVGYFGGVFRCTEGLQAKYGSSRVFDTPISEGGIVGVAVGMGAYGLRPVCEIQFADYFYPASDQIVSEAARLRYRSVGEFIAPMTIRMPCGGGIYGGQTHSQSPEAMFTQVCGLRTVMPSNPYDAKGLLIAAIENDDPVIFLEPKRLYNGPFDGHHDRPVTPWTGRPGSVVPTGYYTVPLESAAIVRPGAELTVLTYGTTVHVSLTAAEETGIDAEVIDLRSLWPLDLDAIVNSVKKTGRCVVVHEATRTCGFGAELIALVQEHCFHHLEAPVERVTGWDTPYPHAQEWAYFPGPRRVGEAFKRAMEA from the coding sequence ATGGCAATCGATAACAACGCTGGTCCGGCCTCGGCGCCGATGACCATGATCCAGGCATTGCGCTCGGCCATGGATGTGATGCTGGAGCGCGACAACAACGTGGTGGTGTTCGGGCAGGACGTCGGCTACTTCGGCGGCGTGTTCCGCTGCACCGAGGGCCTGCAGGCCAAGTACGGCAGCTCGCGCGTGTTCGACACGCCCATCTCCGAAGGCGGCATCGTCGGCGTGGCGGTCGGCATGGGCGCGTACGGCTTGCGCCCCGTGTGCGAGATCCAGTTCGCCGACTACTTCTATCCGGCTTCCGACCAGATCGTGTCCGAGGCCGCGCGCCTGCGCTACCGCTCGGTGGGCGAATTCATCGCGCCCATGACGATCCGCATGCCTTGCGGCGGCGGCATCTACGGCGGGCAGACGCACAGCCAGAGCCCTGAGGCAATGTTCACGCAGGTCTGCGGGCTGCGCACGGTGATGCCGTCCAACCCGTACGACGCGAAAGGGCTCTTGATCGCCGCCATCGAAAACGACGACCCGGTGATCTTCCTGGAGCCCAAGCGGCTCTACAACGGGCCGTTCGACGGGCACCATGACCGGCCCGTCACGCCCTGGACGGGCCGGCCGGGCAGCGTCGTGCCCACCGGCTACTACACCGTGCCGCTGGAATCGGCCGCCATCGTGCGGCCAGGGGCGGAACTGACGGTGCTGACCTACGGCACCACGGTGCACGTGTCGCTGACCGCGGCCGAAGAGACCGGCATCGACGCCGAGGTCATCGACCTGCGCAGCCTGTGGCCGCTGGACCTGGACGCCATCGTCAACTCCGTGAAGAAGACGGGGCGCTGCGTGGTGGTCCACGAGGCCACCCGCACCTGCGGCTTCGGGGCGGAGCTGATCGCCCTGGTGCAGGAACATTGCTTCCATCATCTGGAGGCGCCCGTCGAGCGCGTGACCGGCTGGGACACGCCGTATCCGCATGCGCAGGAATGGGCGTACTTCCCCGGCCCGCGCCGGGTCGGCGAAGCGTTCAAACGCGCGATGGAGGCATGA
- the gspF gene encoding type II secretion system inner membrane protein GspF — protein sequence MPSFRYEATDALGKIVRGTIDADSERGARNQLRGRGLLPLSTSLAARAEGMGAALRTRLSDADLAWLTRQLASLLAARLPLDAALSATLEQAEKKHIAATLGGVRDDVRAGHRLSAALASRPRDFPEIYRALIGAGEESGDLAQVMEKLADYIEERNTLRSKVMTAFIYPAVVASVSVIIVIFLLGYVVPQVVSAFSQAKQELPMLTQIMLGLSDYVREWGAVTGAGVVAAIALWRYTLRAPAARRAWHARVLRLPLAGRFVLGVNAARFASTLAILCGSGVALLTALEAARRTLGNDVLRLAVDEASARVREGAALSASLGAQKVFPSLLVHLIASGEKTGRLPELLDRGAQNLSRDLERRAMAMTALLEPALILLMGGFVLLIVLAVMMPILEMNQLIR from the coding sequence ATGCCTTCCTTCCGTTATGAAGCCACCGATGCGCTCGGGAAAATCGTGCGCGGCACGATCGACGCCGACTCCGAGCGCGGCGCCAGAAACCAGTTGCGTGGACGCGGCCTGCTGCCGCTGTCGACCTCGCTGGCGGCGCGCGCCGAAGGCATGGGCGCGGCGCTGCGCACGCGCCTGTCGGATGCGGACCTCGCGTGGCTGACGCGCCAGCTTGCCAGCCTGCTCGCCGCGCGCCTGCCGCTGGATGCCGCGCTCAGCGCCACGCTGGAACAGGCCGAGAAAAAACACATCGCGGCCACGCTGGGCGGCGTGCGCGACGACGTGCGCGCCGGCCATCGGCTGTCCGCCGCGCTGGCCTCGCGGCCGCGCGACTTTCCCGAGATCTATCGCGCGCTGATCGGCGCGGGCGAGGAATCGGGCGACCTCGCGCAGGTGATGGAAAAGCTGGCGGACTACATCGAGGAACGCAACACCCTGCGCAGCAAGGTCATGACCGCGTTCATCTATCCGGCGGTGGTGGCGAGCGTCTCGGTCATCATCGTCATCTTCCTGCTGGGCTATGTCGTGCCGCAGGTGGTGTCGGCGTTCAGCCAGGCCAAGCAGGAACTGCCGATGCTGACGCAGATCATGCTGGGGCTGTCGGACTATGTGCGCGAATGGGGCGCGGTGACGGGCGCAGGCGTGGTGGCGGCGATTGCGCTGTGGCGCTACACGCTGCGCGCCCCGGCCGCGCGCCGGGCCTGGCATGCGCGCGTGCTGCGGCTGCCGCTGGCCGGACGCTTCGTGCTGGGGGTGAATGCCGCGCGCTTTGCGTCCACGCTGGCCATCCTGTGCGGCAGCGGCGTGGCGCTGCTGACCGCGCTGGAGGCGGCGCGTCGCACGCTCGGCAACGACGTGCTGCGCCTGGCGGTGGACGAGGCCTCGGCCCGCGTGCGCGAAGGCGCGGCGCTATCGGCGTCGCTGGGCGCGCAAAAGGTCTTTCCGTCGCTGCTGGTGCACCTGATCGCCAGCGGCGAGAAAACTGGGCGCCTGCCCGAACTGCTGGACCGGGGCGCGCAGAATCTCTCGCGCGACCTGGAGCGGCGCGCGATGGCCATGACGGCCCTCTTGGAGCCGGCGCTGATATTGCTGATGGGGGGATTCGTCCTGCTGATCGTGCTGGCCGTGATGATGCCGATCCTGGAGATGAACCAGTTGATCAGATAG
- a CDS encoding P-II family nitrogen regulator — MKQVTAIIKPFKLDEVREALAEVGVSGLTVTEVKGFGRQKGHTELYRGAEYVVDFLPKIRVEVVLPDDQVEAAIEAVVKAARTGKIGDGKIFVTPVEQAIRIRTGESDEEAL, encoded by the coding sequence GTGAAACAAGTCACCGCCATCATCAAACCCTTCAAGCTCGACGAAGTCCGCGAGGCGCTGGCGGAAGTCGGCGTCAGCGGCCTGACGGTCACCGAAGTCAAGGGTTTCGGCCGCCAGAAGGGCCACACCGAACTCTATCGCGGCGCCGAATACGTCGTGGACTTCCTGCCCAAGATCCGCGTCGAAGTGGTCCTGCCCGATGACCAGGTCGAAGCCGCCATCGAGGCGGTCGTCAAGGCCGCCCGCACCGGCAAGATCGGCGACGGCAAGATCTTCGTGACGCCGGTCGAACAGGCGATCCGCATCCGCACCGGCGAGAGCGACGAAGAGGCGCTCTGA